One genomic window of Myxococcus xanthus includes the following:
- a CDS encoding EamA family transporter: MGRRRGAALETAALVLVLSSAFLHAAWNALLKRHPNPEVGVVSVMSVVILASGIWALGMRGPAFSSSEGLVWALWAGVCESVYLAGLARSLRQAPLGLAYTVSRGGAMLLVWPVSVLWLGEAVSSWTVSGVAMLCVGLAVMNLSRPSGAAGAGVAWAALSAVGIAGYHLSYKMALGTGAQPPALFATGLLVALPVLILERGRQQGWAAFRREALLAPGLVLTAGLISALSFGLLLTALAGGGAGVVLTLRNTSIAFALVLAALQGERLGRRQLSGAALVAVGALLLGVPA, translated from the coding sequence GTGGGTCGTCGTCGAGGAGCCGCATTGGAGACTGCTGCGTTGGTGCTGGTGTTGTCGTCCGCGTTCCTGCACGCGGCTTGGAACGCGCTGCTCAAGCGTCATCCCAATCCGGAAGTGGGCGTGGTGAGCGTCATGTCCGTGGTCATCCTGGCCAGTGGCATCTGGGCGCTGGGGATGCGTGGCCCCGCGTTCTCCAGTTCGGAGGGGCTCGTTTGGGCGCTGTGGGCGGGCGTGTGTGAGAGCGTTTACCTCGCGGGGCTCGCGCGGTCGCTGCGTCAGGCGCCACTCGGGCTCGCGTACACGGTGTCTCGTGGCGGCGCGATGCTACTCGTTTGGCCCGTGTCCGTGCTGTGGCTGGGGGAGGCGGTGTCCTCGTGGACGGTGTCGGGCGTGGCGATGCTCTGCGTTGGGCTGGCGGTGATGAACCTGTCCCGTCCATCGGGGGCCGCAGGGGCGGGCGTGGCGTGGGCGGCCCTGTCGGCGGTGGGAATCGCGGGCTACCACTTGAGCTACAAGATGGCGCTGGGGACGGGCGCGCAGCCTCCTGCGTTGTTCGCCACCGGCCTGCTCGTCGCGCTGCCCGTGCTCATCCTGGAGCGGGGCCGTCAGCAGGGGTGGGCTGCCTTCCGCCGGGAGGCTTTGCTCGCACCGGGGCTTGTTCTGACGGCGGGGCTCATCTCCGCGCTGTCGTTCGGCCTGTTGTTGACGGCGCTGGCGGGGGGAGGCGCAGGCGTGGTGCTGACGCTTCGAAACACCTCCATCGCCTTCGCGTTGGTGCTCGCGGCGCTCCAGGGTGAGCGCCTGGGCCGACGGCAACTGTCGGGCGCTGCGCTCGTTGCCGTGGGCGCGTTGTTGCTCGGCGTGCCGGCATAG
- a CDS encoding tetratricopeptide repeat protein, with amino-acid sequence MKTASFLVLQLLTAQAAEPDSATLERTAAVESARLAESPDDADALYRLGTAFLALNTPKKAVAPLKKLVAQEPDLIPPKLALARALRLSGEPEQARTVLDTAIAAFPEESTLRAERGLLARVLDERDVAISQYAVAVELAPQDAELRFNLGEALQRANRTDDAIEAYREALKLDAKLNVARVNLGKALAEKGLNGEAKETLREATRQKLGDTEAHYNLGVLLMRENDLDGAIAEYQRTLAAAPKHASAHNNMGVAFNEKGDPRKATDAFLKAIAADPKFAEAHFNLGLAYYQLGDFARATKAFERAVVLEPQRSSGPYTQLGHLYLTQGKKKQAVEAFKTAIAKSAEDGKKTTEAYQGLARAWLSLGKADEAVATLKTAVGAFPKDASARAAYGEALRAKGDLDGAIAEYEEGVKLAPTPENRLALADVYAQKRVGAKAQPLYKALLDEDPANRAAKLALADLLLAMGDYVAAEGLLKPKDGEEADTAALARLGIVHSRRGRPDLAVSELEAVVAKDPAQLEARAELGFIYLRGGDGAKARKVLTSVLSVDPRHSLGLLYMGHTLYQQGNTKGAEKSFRNAVQADPNFAEPHNALGQLLEATKRIDEAKDAYKMAVQLQPDHPDAKDALKRLTASAPTP; translated from the coding sequence ATGAAGACTGCCAGCTTCCTGGTGCTCCAGCTCCTCACCGCGCAGGCCGCCGAGCCCGACTCGGCCACGCTCGAGCGCACCGCCGCCGTGGAGAGCGCGCGGTTGGCCGAGTCCCCCGACGACGCGGATGCCCTGTACCGCCTGGGCACCGCCTTCCTCGCGCTCAACACGCCGAAGAAGGCCGTGGCGCCCCTGAAGAAGCTGGTGGCCCAGGAGCCGGACCTCATTCCACCGAAGCTGGCCCTGGCCCGCGCGCTGCGGCTGTCCGGTGAGCCGGAGCAGGCGCGCACGGTGCTGGACACGGCCATCGCCGCCTTCCCTGAGGAGTCCACGCTCCGGGCCGAGCGCGGCCTGCTGGCGCGCGTGCTGGACGAGCGCGACGTGGCCATCAGCCAGTACGCGGTGGCGGTGGAGCTGGCCCCCCAGGACGCGGAGCTGCGCTTCAACCTGGGCGAGGCCCTGCAGCGCGCCAACCGCACGGACGATGCCATCGAGGCCTACCGTGAGGCGCTGAAGCTGGACGCGAAGCTCAACGTGGCCCGCGTGAATCTGGGCAAGGCCCTGGCGGAGAAGGGCCTCAACGGCGAGGCCAAGGAGACGCTGCGCGAGGCCACCCGGCAGAAGCTGGGTGACACCGAGGCGCACTACAACCTCGGCGTGCTCCTCATGCGGGAGAACGACCTGGACGGCGCCATCGCCGAGTACCAGCGCACGCTCGCCGCCGCCCCCAAGCACGCCAGCGCGCACAACAACATGGGCGTGGCGTTCAACGAGAAGGGTGACCCGCGCAAGGCCACCGACGCCTTCCTCAAGGCCATCGCCGCGGACCCGAAGTTCGCCGAGGCGCACTTCAACCTGGGGTTGGCGTACTACCAGCTCGGTGACTTCGCCCGGGCCACGAAGGCGTTCGAAAGGGCCGTGGTGCTGGAGCCGCAGCGGTCCAGCGGGCCGTACACGCAGCTGGGCCACCTGTACCTGACGCAGGGCAAGAAGAAGCAGGCCGTCGAGGCCTTCAAGACGGCCATCGCGAAGAGCGCCGAGGACGGGAAGAAGACGACGGAGGCGTACCAGGGCCTTGCTCGCGCGTGGCTCAGCCTGGGCAAGGCGGACGAAGCGGTGGCCACCCTGAAGACGGCCGTGGGCGCCTTCCCGAAGGACGCGAGCGCCCGCGCCGCCTATGGCGAGGCCCTGCGCGCCAAGGGTGACTTGGATGGCGCCATCGCCGAGTACGAAGAGGGTGTGAAGCTCGCCCCCACGCCGGAGAACCGGCTGGCGCTCGCGGATGTGTACGCGCAGAAGCGGGTGGGCGCGAAAGCACAACCGCTCTACAAGGCCCTCCTGGACGAGGACCCCGCCAATCGCGCCGCGAAGCTGGCGCTCGCGGACCTGCTGCTGGCCATGGGCGACTATGTGGCGGCGGAGGGGCTGCTCAAGCCCAAGGACGGCGAAGAGGCCGACACCGCGGCGCTGGCGCGGCTGGGCATCGTCCACTCGCGGCGTGGTCGGCCGGACTTGGCCGTGTCGGAGCTCGAGGCGGTGGTGGCGAAGGATCCTGCGCAGTTGGAGGCTCGCGCGGAGCTGGGCTTCATCTACCTGCGTGGCGGCGACGGCGCGAAGGCGAGGAAGGTGCTGACGTCCGTGCTGTCGGTGGACCCGCGCCACTCGCTGGGCCTGCTGTACATGGGCCACACGCTGTACCAGCAGGGCAACACGAAGGGCGCGGAGAAGTCCTTCCGCAACGCCGTGCAGGCAGACCCGAACTTCGCCGAGCCGCACAACGCACTCGGGCAACTGCTGGAAGCGACGAAGCGCATCGACGAGGCAAAGGACGCCTACAAGATGGCCGTGCAGTTGCAGCCGGACCACCCGGATGCGAAGGACGCACTGAAGCGGCTGACGGCGTCCGCGCCCACGCCGTAG